One genomic region from Magallana gigas chromosome 3, xbMagGiga1.1, whole genome shotgun sequence encodes:
- the LOC105317684 gene encoding guanine nucleotide-binding protein G(s) subunit alpha, whose amino-acid sequence MGCFKPKGGPDGEDDKKAKEANKRIEKLLAKDKQIYKATHRLLLLGAGESGKSTIVKQMRILHVNGFGPDERKQKIEDIKKNIRDAILSIVGAMASLNPPVLLENPDNQFRVDYMLNVASQPDFDYPAEFYEHTEILWSDKGVQACYERSNEYQLIDCAQYFLDRVHIVKQSDYTPSEQDILRCRVLTSGIFETRFTVDKVNFHMFDVGGQRDERRKWIQCFNDVTAIIFVTACSSYNLVLREDPSQNRLKESLVLFHSIWNNRWLRIISIILFLNKQDLLAEKVKAGKSKIEDYFPEYKRYQIPPDAVLELNEDPEVARAKYFIRDEFLRISTASGDGKHYCYPHFTCAVDTENIKRVFNDCRDIIQRMHLRQYELL is encoded by the exons ATGGGATGTTTTAAGCCGAAGGGAGGACCTGACGGCGAGGATGACAAGAAGGCCAAAGAAGCGAATAAAAGGATTGAAAAGCTTTTGGCAAAAGATAAGCAGATATACAAAGCAACCCATCGATTGCTTTTATTAG gTGCCGGGGAATCTGGTAAATCAACAATTGTAAAACAGATGAGAATATTGCATGTGAATGGATTTGGACCAGA TGAACGGAAACAGAAGATAGAAgatattaaaaagaatatcagagaTGCAATATTG TCTATAGTGGGAGCTATGGCCAGCTTAAATCCACCAGTTCTGCTGGAAAATCCAGATAACCAGTTCCGCGTTGACTATATGCTGAATGTAGCCAGTCAGCCAGACTTTGACTACCCTGCA GAATTCTACGAGCACACAGAGATCTTGTGGAGTGACAAGGGGGTCCAGGCGTGTTACGAGCGCTCCAATGAGTACCAGCTCATCGACTGTGCCCAGTA TTTCCTAGACCGAGTCCATATAGTGAAACAGAGTGACTACACACCATCAGAACAG gatATATTACGTTGTCGAGTATTAACATcaggaatatttgaaacaagaTTTACAGTTGACAAAGTTAATTTTCA TATGTTTGATGTTGGAGGCCAGAGAGATGAACGAAGAAAGTGGATTCAATGTTTTAACGATGTGACGGCCATTATTTTTGTAACGGCCTGTAGTAGTTACAACCTTGTCTTACGAGAAGACCCAAGCCAAAACAGACTGAAAGAATCTCTTGTCCTTTTCCACAGTATTTGGAACAACAG GTGGCTACGAATTATCTCtataattttattcttaaataaacAAGATCTTCTAGCGGAAAAGGTTAAAGCTGGGAAATCAAAAATTGAAGATTATTTTCCCGAGTACAAGCGGTACCAAATACCTCCAGATG CTGTGTTAGAACTAAATGAAGACCCAGAAGTAGCAAGAGCCAAGTACTTCATTCGGGATGAATTTTTG CGAATAAGTACGGCCAGTGGTGATGGAAAACACTACTGCTATCCCCATTTCACGTGTGCTGTTGACACAGAGAACATTAAGAGAGTTTTCAATGACTGTCGAGACATCATTCAAAGGATGCACCTGAGGCAGTATGAACTCCtgtga